The Seriola aureovittata isolate HTS-2021-v1 ecotype China chromosome 12, ASM2101889v1, whole genome shotgun sequence genome window below encodes:
- the ednrba gene encoding endothelin receptor Ba codes for MKTHLLCLELLLLAGHILVASGQLEPKKQVPQEPLTVTQRPGLVERDVQGPVRSNITMPRRRLPPMCTGPTEIRDTFKYINTVVSCLVFVVGIIGNSTLLRIIYKNKCMRNGPNILIASLALGDLLHIIIGIPINVYKLLAEDWPFGVTLCKLVPFVQKASVGITVLSLCALSIDRYRAVASWSRIKGIGVPKWMATEIVLIWILSIILAVPEAIAFDMITMDYKGEQLRICLLHPMQKTDFMRFYKSAKDWWLFSAYFCLPLACTAIFYTLMTCEMLRKKNGVQIALSDHLKQRREVAKTVFCLVLVFALCWLPLHLSRILKLTIYDEKDPNRCELLSFFLVLDYIGINMASVNSCINPIALYMVSKRFKNCFRSCLCCWCLPAEMLMDEKQSCMKLKVTERPSDQTNSRMTNKSTATA; via the exons ATGAAGACTCATCTCCTCTGCTTGGAGTTACTCCTCTTGGCGGGTCACATCCTTGTGGCCAGTGGGCAGCTGGAGCCAAAGAAACAAGTGCCCCAGGAGCCTCTTACTGTCACCCAGAGACCTGGGCTCGTAGAGAGGGATGTGCAGGGTCCAGTGAGGTCTAACATCACCATGCCCCGCCGCCGGCTACCTCCCATGTGCACCGGACCCACAGAAATCCGTGACACCTTTAAGTACATTAACACGGTGGTGTCCTGCctggtgtttgttgttggtaTTATTGGCAATTCCACTCTTCTGAGGATCATCTATAAGAATAAGTGCATGCGTAACGGGCCAAACATCCTGATCGCCAGCCTGGCGCTTGGAGACCTGCTGCACATCATTATTGGCATTCCCATTAATGTTTACAAG ctcctcgCAGAAGACTGGCCATTCGGGGTGACGCTGTGCAAGCTGGTGCCGTTTGTCCAGAAAGCGTCGGTGGGGATCACAGTGCTGAGTCTGTGTGCTTTGAGTATTGACAG GTATCGTGCCGTGGCGTCGTGGAGCCGTATCAAAGGGATTGGAGTTCCTAAGTGGATGGCTACTGAGATAGTGCTCATATGGATATTATCCATCATCCTGGCTGTGCCAGAGGCAATAGCCTTCGACATGATCACCATGGACTACAAAGGAGAACAGTTGAGGATCTGTTTGCTGCACCCCATGCAGAAAACTGACTTTATGAGG ttTTATAAATCAGCAAAGGACTGGTGGCTGTTCAGCGCATATTTCTGCCTACCGTTGGCCTGCACTGCGATTTTCTACACCCTGATGACCTGCGAGATGCTGAGGAAGAAGAACGGAGTCCAGATCGCCCTTAGTGATCACCTCAAACAG CGGAGGGAGGTGGCAAAGACAGTGTTCTGCCTGGTTCTGGTCTTTGCTCTGTGCTGGCTGCCGCTCCACCTCAGTCGTATCCTGAAGCTGACCATCTACGATGAGAAAGACCCAAACCGCTGTGAACTGCTCAG tttctttctggTGTTGGACTACATCGGCATCAACATGGCATCTGTCAACTCCTGTATCAACCCCATCGCCCTCTACATGGTCAGCAAGCGCTTCAAGAACTGCTTCAGG TCCTGCCTGTGCTGCTGGTGTCTACCGGCTGAGATGTTGATGGATGAAAAGCAGTCGTGCATGAAGCTGAAGGTCACCGAACGACCCTCCGACCAGACTAACTCTCGCATGACCAACAAATCTACTGCTACAGCCTga